In Castanea sativa cultivar Marrone di Chiusa Pesio chromosome 6, ASM4071231v1, a single window of DNA contains:
- the LOC142639898 gene encoding uncharacterized protein LOC142639898: MPRTSVKGQVITDLVVEFVEPSLEEHTKRSDMDEKLVGMISLKESLSWKVYVAGAANQRGSGVGLVIISPDKIVIEKSLRMGFLATNNEVEYEALLIGMTMVQKMGGKNVEMFLDSRNRNPHADSLATLATSSAQSLPRVILVEDLYTPTKINVDVVYVHQIKMGPSWMDLVVLYLKESILPEEKSEADKVRRKAPRFWLFEDQKLYKRSFSGPYLLCMHPEATELLLIELHEGICESHTGGRSLSHRALTQGYWWPNMQKEALEYVKKCDQCQRFAPNIHQPRGVLNPLSSPWPFAQWGLDIVGPFLKAAGNKRFLLVGTDYFTKWVETEPLSNIRDLDARRFAWKNIVTRFGISHTLILDNGVQFDSKAFRRYCCDLGITNRYFTPAYPQGNG; the protein is encoded by the exons ATGCCACGCACCTCTGTGAAAGGTCAGGTCATTACTGACTTGGTAGTTGAGTTTGttgagccctcattagaagaacATACAAAGAGATcagacatggatgaaaaattagttggcatGATCTCCCTGAAGGAATCTCTATCGTGGAAGGTGTACGTGGCTGGTgcagcaaatcaaagaggatctggagTGGGGCTGGTTATAATCTCTCCAGACAAGATCGTCATTGAAAAGTCCTTGAGAATGGGTTTTTTGGCCACGAATAATGAAGTCGAGTACGAAGCTCTGCTAATAGGGATGactatggttcagaaaatgggagGGAAGAACGTGGAGATGTTTTTGGACTCAAG AAACAGGAACCCTCATGCCGACTCTCTAGCCActttggcaacatcctcggcacAGAGTTTACCTCGAGTTATTTTAGTGGAAGATTTGTATACTCCTACTAAGATAAATGTAGACGTAGTCTATGTTCATCAGATCAAAatgggacctagttggatggacctcGTTGTGTTGTATCTTAAAGAGAGCATCTTACCTGAGGAAAAGTCTGAAGCTGACAAAGTACGTAGGAAGGCTCCTCGGTTTTGGCTGTTTGAGGATCAAAAGTTGTACAAGCGTTCTTTTTCTGGACCATATCTGCTATGTATGCACCCTGAAGCAACAGAGTTGCTTCTAATagaattgcatgaggggatttgtgaAAGTCATACAGGGGGAAGATCTTTGTCTCATAGAGCTCttactcaaggatattggtggcctaatatgcagaagGAAGCACTGGAGTATGTAAAaaagtgtgaccagtgtcaaaggtttgctcccaatattcatcaacctagaGGAGTTCTCAATCCTCtatccagtccttggcctttcgctcaatggggttTGGATATTGTAGGACCCTTCCTCAAGGCAGCAGGGAATAAGAGATTTCTGCTGGTCGGCACggattactttactaaatgggttgaaactGAGCCactatcaaatatcagagatttGGATGCAAGAAGATTTgcctggaaaaatattgtcacccGGTTTGGAATTTCTCATACCCTTATCTTGGATAATGGTgttcagtttgatagtaaggcaTTTAGAAGATATTGCTGTGATCTGGGTATTACAAATAGATATTTCACTCCGGCTTATCCGCAAGGGAATGGATAG
- the LOC142639899 gene encoding uncharacterized protein LOC142639899, whose amino-acid sequence MREGETSKTYTNRYLEMFNEIDEDFDDVAIKTFKVGLLAEYGLRKSLTGKPVSNVRQLMDQIDKYKQVEENQQLGKGKAKVVSQDRREFRSDRYNDNRPRRDFTRQTGAGILPQAVNTVFREPVHQILEKIKNEPYFKWPNKMNGDPTRRNQNLHCQYHQERRHTTENCKNSWYHLEQLVKEERLQQFLYKANGQVGHTGLGTQGNTSSRPPLGTINVIFVTLGKVDSCPSQDRGNDVRRVMVDQGSGAEIMYFDLCRGLGLKPEDLTSYDSPLVGFNGKMVILMGQVKLPVQIGLEVVEVNFIVVDAYSPYTAIVARPWLHAMGAVPSTLHLKVKYPFGDWVEDLIGSQSTARQCMVVAIRHQS is encoded by the exons ATGCGAGAGGGTGAAACCTcaaaaacatatacaaataGATATttggagatgttcaatgagattgatgaggattttgatgatgtggccatTAAAACTTTCAAGGTCGGCTTACTAGCCGAGTATGGTTTGAGGAAGTCCTTAACTGGGAAACCAGTTAGTAATGTGCGCCAGCTTATGGACCAGATTGATAAGTATAAACAGGTTGAGGAGAACCAGCAGTTAGGTAAAGGAAAGGCGAAGGTGGTCTCTCAAGATAGGAGGGAAtttaggtcggacagatacaatgATAATCGTCCTCGGCGAGACTTCACTAGGCAGACTGGGGCTGGTATTTTGCCACAAGCCGTTAACACGGTGTTCCGAGAGCCAGTTCATCAAATTCTGgagaaaatcaagaatgaaccatacttcaaatggcctaaCAAGATGAATGGAGACCCCACAAGACGTAATCAGAACCTTCATTGTCAGTACCACCAGGAGCGCAGACATACCACCGAGAATTGCAAAAATTCGTGGTATCATTTGGAACAATTAGTTAAGGAAGAAAGGTTACAACAGTTCCTATATAAGGCCAATGGGCAAGTCGGTCATACAGGCTTAGGTACTCAGGGGAACACTTCTTCGAGGCCTCCGTTAGGCAccattaatgtcatttttgtgACTCTTGGAAAGGTGGATTCGTGTCCCTCCCAG GATAGGGGGAATGACGTGAGGCGTGTTATGGTGGATCAGGGTAGTGGGGCAGAAATTATGTATTTCGACTTGTGTAGAGGTTTAGGATTAAAACCAGAAGATTTGACTAGTTATGATTCACCTCTAGTAGGTTTCAATGGAAAGATGGTTATACTAATGGGACAGGTCAAGTTGCCGGTACAAATAGGGTTAGAAGTTGTAGAAGTCAACTTCATAGTGGTGgatgcatattctccatacacagcCATTGTGGCGAGACCctggcttcatgccatgggggcTGTCCCTTCCACTTTgcatttgaaggtgaaatatcCATTTGGGGATTGGGTTGAAGATCTGATCGGAAGCCAGTCTACGGCGAGACAGTGTATGGTGGTTGCAATTAGACATCAGTCTTGA
- the LOC142638842 gene encoding zinc finger CCCH domain-containing protein 2-like: protein MSSICAEQQHKLHTSHQLISSKNSLKTIDIPPRKLLSRRLISEPDMFFSDDTLFQKFLSNNNVCGDNLDGSDSDSDPYSSDHFRMYEFKVRRCTRSRSHDWTDCPFAHPGEKARRRDPRRFHYSGQVCPEYRRGSCNRGDSCEFAHGVFECWLHPARYRTEACKDGKNCKRKVCFFAHTPRQLRVLPLNSHHSSPELACKKKLTSNHCCLFCHCANSSPTSTLLGMSHLSPPLSPPLSPVKHRSINGFSPISRCADRFVSSESSGGMHAQMNNHGVQSYKDALTELMCSLEGMNFSETSSPLSAKNPNVPWLDVSFNNIEDQQQFILSPSTPNPLSFRSANFFCGDCSSKSFADETNNNNEEYNKVNENGWSCSDPDLGWVNELLM, encoded by the coding sequence ATGAGCAGCATTTGTGCAGAGCAACAGCACAAACTCCACACCTCTCACCAACTCATCTCCTCCAAAAATTCACTCAAAACCATTGATATCCCACCAAGAAAGCTCCTCAGTCGCCGCCTTATCTCAGAGCCAGACATGTTCTTCTCCGATGACACCCTCTTCCAGAAATTCCTGTCCAACAACAACGTTTGTGGTGACAATCTTGATGGTTCAGATTCAGACTCTGACCCTTACTCCTCTGACCATTTCCGCATGTACGAGTTCAAGGTTCGCCGCTGCACGCGAAGCCGGAGCCACGACTGGACTGACTGCCCTTTTGCTCACCCTGGTGAAAAGGCTCGCCGCCGTGACCCCAGAAGGTTTCATTACTCGGGCCAGGTGTGTCCTGAGTATCGCCGCGGCTCGTGTAACCGTGGAGATAGCTGTGAGTTTGCTCATGGCGTGTTTGAGTGCTGGCTTCACCCTGCTAGGTACAGAACTGAGGCATGCAAAGATGGGAAGAATTGTAAGCGCAAAGTGTGCTTCTTTGCTCACACACCTCGCCAGCTTCGTGTTCTGCCTCTGAATTCTCATCACTCTTCGCCTGAGCTTGCATGCAAGAAGAAATTGACATCCAATCATTGCTGCTTGTTTTGCCACTGTGCTAATTCTTCACCGACTTCAACACTATTGGGTATGTCTCATTTGTCTCCGCCACTTTCACCGCCTCTCTCGCCAGTGAAACACCGTTCCATTAATGGGTTTTCTCCAATTTCTCGCTGTGCTGACCGGTTTGTGAGTTCTGAGTCCAGTGGTGGTATGCATGCCCAGATGAATAATCATGGGGTTCAGAGCTACAAAGATGCATTAACTGAGTTAATGTGCTCCTTGGAGGGTATGAATTTCAGTGAAACCTCTTCACCTTTGTCTGCTAAAAACCCAAATGTGCCTTGGCTTGATGTTTCTTTCAACAATATTGAAGATCAGCAACAGTTTATTCTTTCTCCTTCAACACCAAACCCGCTTTCTTTTAGGTCTGCAAATTTTTTCTGTGGCGATTGTTCAAGCAAGAGCTTTGCTGAtgaaaccaacaacaacaatgagGAGTACAACAAGGTCAATGAAAATGGCTGGTCTTGCTCTGATCCGGATCTTGGTTGGGTCAATGAGCTACTGATGTAG